One stretch of Qipengyuania gelatinilytica DNA includes these proteins:
- a CDS encoding HAD family hydrolase — MTNMPVDAVVFDVGRVLYQWQLSALFEKMIDDPARLEKVLGEVVTEEWHFLHDAGRPLSQMVPERIALFPDYAEEIRAYATRFNETIPGPVEGSHALVERLDERGVPLFAITNFGAEFWAGFRPHERIFDRFRDIVVSGEERIAKPDPAIFSLSAERFGHAPEAMLFIDDNAANIEAARGCGWQVHHFTEAASLESDLAARGLI; from the coding sequence ATGACGAATATGCCGGTCGATGCAGTGGTCTTCGATGTGGGGCGCGTGCTCTATCAGTGGCAGCTGTCTGCCCTGTTCGAAAAGATGATCGACGATCCCGCCCGCCTTGAGAAAGTGCTGGGTGAGGTGGTGACCGAGGAATGGCACTTCCTGCACGATGCGGGCCGTCCGCTCTCGCAGATGGTGCCCGAACGGATCGCGCTCTTTCCCGACTATGCCGAGGAAATCCGCGCCTATGCCACCCGCTTCAACGAGACCATTCCCGGGCCGGTAGAGGGCAGTCACGCGCTGGTCGAACGGCTGGACGAACGCGGCGTGCCGCTGTTTGCGATCACCAATTTCGGGGCGGAATTCTGGGCCGGTTTCCGTCCGCACGAGCGCATCTTCGACCGCTTCCGCGATATCGTCGTGTCGGGCGAGGAGCGGATCGCAAAGCCCGATCCGGCGATCTTCAGCCTGTCGGCCGAGCGTTTCGGCCACGCGCCCGAAGCCATGCTCTTCATCGACGATAATGCGGCCAATATCGAAGCTGCGCGGGGCTGCGGCTGGCAGGTGCACCATTTCACCGAGGCTGCATCGCTCGAAAGCGATCTTGCCGCGCGGGGCCTCATCTGA
- the ykgO gene encoding type B 50S ribosomal protein L36: MKIRNSLKSLKSRHRDCRVIRRRGRTYVINKTNRRFKARQG, translated from the coding sequence ATGAAGATCCGCAACAGCCTCAAGTCGCTCAAGAGCCGTCACCGCGATTGCCGCGTGATCCGTCGTCGCGGCCGCACCTACGTCATCAACAAGACCAACCGTCGCTTCAAGGCCCGCCAGGGCTAA